The window TAAGACGGAAGCGCTTGCAAGTCCTGACTATTTTCATTCCATGACCCAGATTCAACAATCATCGCCACAAGGCAAGTTTGAATTGCGAGAGAATATTATGTTTTGTTTTACGTGTGTTGCCAAATCATTGCCACTTGAACAACAAATATGTGTGTTGTTAAAAGAAGTTTATGATTTCAAGGTTTCTGAAATATCCATTATAATGGATACCACCGAGGCGATGGTAAAATACTACCTGCATATGGGCCGGGGTAAACTGGTAAAAGTATTTGATAATCGCTGCGCGCTTATTAATAAACAAGGAGCCTGCAATCAATGCAGCGAGCTTAATGGCTTGTTTAATCCACAGCAAAATTTTGAAGTCGAAAAAAATAAAATTGAAATGGCTCGTGTTGCTGAGCGTGGCGACAAAGAGCATTTGCTTGACCTGCGGCTTCGAATTATGAGCGAAATTAATCCGTTTGACTCACCAGGAAGCCAACTGCAACTATTTCATTTACAGTTCAATAAAAAAGTAATGGAAAAAAAATGATTTTTTTTTCAAAAAATCCTATCGTTTCTTTTGCGGCAATCGTCAAAAAGGGTATAAATCAAAAAAAATAAATCAAAATGACACAAGTAAATTCAAATGGCAAGGCCTCAACTGTAAAAAGCACATTTAGCCGCGAAACTGAAGTAAGTATAAACATACATGCAGATAAGAGCATTATTTGGGCATTGTTGACCAATGCAGGCGACTTTAAAAGATGGAACTCTACCATTATTTCGATTGAAGGAGATATTAAACCTAATGGGAAAATTGTTCTTACCTCGACTCTCGA is drawn from Bacteroidota bacterium and contains these coding sequences:
- a CDS encoding RNA polymerase sigma factor; the encoded protein is MTIAEFATEFETVRSPLKSYLLRITASIEDAEDIIQDTFIKASEKLNTFRGESSLKTWLFTISSNMAKDNLRAQKRWPENVTDICKTEALASPDYFHSMTQIQQSSPQGKFELRENIMFCFTCVAKSLPLEQQICVLLKEVYDFKVSEISIIMDTTEAMVKYYLHMGRGKLVKVFDNRCALINKQGACNQCSELNGLFNPQQNFEVEKNKIEMARVAERGDKEHLLDLRLRIMSEINPFDSPGSQLQLFHLQFNKKVMEKK